The genomic stretch TTGGGGTTGTGAGAAAGTTGATAGGGTTTTGGATGAGGGGACCACTTCCATCTCGTTTAGGTGCTCATCAGATAGGCCAAATTTCTGCAGTGCTTATGTCCTTTGCCATGAGACTCCCCAGAGAGTTTGCACGGAAAGGGAGATCCCTTGTTGAGGTAGATAGGTGGAAAGCAACAGAGTTCAGAACTTTTCTCCTGTACACTGGTCCAGTAGCACTGAAAGACCATCTGCCGAATGTTCTATACCACAATTTTATGCTTCTGCATGTAGccattcaaatattatgctgCCCCTCACTGTTTCTCCAGTACTGTGATTTTGCTGAAAAGTTACTGATCACCTTTGTCGAGCATTTTCAGTCTGTTTATGGTAATTACGTTGTGTATAACATACACGGGCTGATACATCTTGCTAATGATGCAAGGCAGTTTGGTGTGCTGCATAATTTCGCAGCTTTCCCATTTGAGAACTTCctctacacattaaaaaaaatgataaggaCCCCTACCCAGCCCCTTCAACAGATCATCAGGAGATGGTCAGAAAAAGCAAGTGTCAGAACTAAAATAAGGGTGTGCAAGGATGGTTTTTACCAGGAACATAAGAATGGGCCTTTTCCATACAATGTGACATCTCAGCAGTTTACACAGTATAAGAAATATGTAAATGGTGGAACTTTAATTAGTTTATCAGAGGGAGACAACTATATTCTGTTCAAGGGAGATATTTATAtagtgaaaaacattttaaaagacaagGAAGCATCGCATCTAGTCTGTCTTAAATTCCAAAACAAGTCATCTTTTTTCACCTATCCCATTGATTCATCAATTCTTGATATATCCTTTGTGAAACAACCTGGGCAGTCATTGACTATTGTCCCTACACAGACTGTTTCAAAAGTCCTTCTTTTACAGTATAAGGATGGGTTTGTGGCATATCCTTTACTGCATACTGCTTGATTTccccaatcccccccccccccccttctgtATCTGACAAATGTACAGAACCTACCAATCATAAAGAATAGTAACAATAAGACTAGGAAATATTTTGGTTTAGATAGATTTCCACTGGGTAAGTAATAGAGCTTCAATAAATGTATATAGTTTGTaacactacatatatatatatatatatttttttttttttttttttttttatagatgtatTCTATAGTTGTTTTTACTGAAAAGAATGAGACAGAGGTGATACCAAGTGACTGGCTGAGCATCGACAAAAAAATTTCCTTTTGGCCCCCATATAATAGTACAAAATGTAGAAAAGCGGTTGAAAAAAATGAAACTCCTGATGAAGAATGGAACGAATATATAACTGAATGGGTGGCTGAGTATGGTAAGTCTTTaaggaattaattattaattattactgaGAAATATAGAGAAATAACTATTCGAAACTTAAAAGATGCTCCTTGTGAGTTATGCCAAGCAATTCTTTTCAAATGTTCAGATAATAGGCTTAGTGATgttgtttgtttctatgtttaGATTCCTATGAAAAAGCCAGAAGAAAGCTGGTGAAGTTTTGTAAAGGCAACAGTTTGGAGtctacagatgaggacagtgtaCGGAAAAGAGTGTATGTTTCCTCTGTTCTCCTTTTATAGCCTACTGCTTCTATGCACTGCGCTTTTAAAAAATTGATTACTCTTAATGTGTCCAACAGACCATCATCAAAATATGTAAATGGATTTACATCAGGAAGACCTCCAGTGCAGGCCTCAACAAGCTGGCTCCACACAGGTACAGACGAAAACATACAGTAGTCATTGCATCATTTCCCAACATAGCTGGTCACCACAGATTCCTTAAATCCAAGACTTGGGAATATGGTCCCCttagaattaattaaattaatttcctgTGAATAAGCCACAGGAGAGTGTTTTATGCaagctaaaaaaaacattaataccaTATTAACCGCTCTCGTGTATTAACCTGAAgaaatttagcaaaataaatgtataaactgcAGCTAATAGTTGGGAAATTACAGTACAAGGTTatatctgacatttctgtcaaaattgagttgtagtaaactatatttaattccaaggggacgatatgttGAAAGGAACTTTTGAGCATTGGTCACTTTCCTGTTGTATAAGATCGCAGGACGGAAGAACTCTGGACGGAAGTAAATGTTGTGATGTTTGGCAATGTATTATACATTGTACGGATTCTATCTCTTACTGTTCCATATGCAGAGACAAtggaaagaccaaaaaaaaaaaacttctgcagTAATGGAGCCAAAAGACTGAAATTGCCAGCCATACCACCATTTGCACCATCAGCA from Carassius gibelio isolate Cgi1373 ecotype wild population from Czech Republic chromosome A22, carGib1.2-hapl.c, whole genome shotgun sequence encodes the following:
- the LOC127942888 gene encoding uncharacterized protein LOC127942888, encoding MYSIVVFTEKNETEVIPSDWLSIDKKISFWPPYNSTKCRKAVEKNETPDEEWNEYITEWVAEYDSYEKARRKLVKFCKGNSLESTDEDSVRKRVPSSKYVNGFTSGRPPVQASTSWLHTETMERPKKKNFCSNGAKRLKLPAIPPFAPSAPAMTVPEPRQDDAAKKQGAKVVEAEEKIKTWLKYSGDRNGGRKKRATEKEKQKPQADSSSCESE